One Sparus aurata unplaced genomic scaffold, fSpaAur1.1, whole genome shotgun sequence genomic window carries:
- the LOC115577867 gene encoding complement C1q-like protein 2 isoform X1, which translates to MQANSICYRKASRCSREIQETSTQLQTESDNHIIPLGDQTGAERREPTNAADQQQRCTQDIHAVLREMSASLAEQRVEMRLLQRENKVQAAKLNEQKTEQEKQKTELEMLKQQLQVKQVAFSASLLASGSGNMGPFNTHTPLVFRHIITNIGNAYNPNTGFFTAPVRGAYHFEFYIYGPGHASHPSAAVLVKNGEHIFIAYEHQPSGGASSSNGVTLLLEVGDVVFLRLWVNSWVHDSQNHHTTFSGHLLFTM; encoded by the exons ctcagcttcaaacagagtctGACAACCACATTATTCCACTTGGAGATCAAACTGGAGCTGAGAGAAGAGAACCAACAAATGCTGCTGACCAACAACAGAGATGTACACAAGACATCCACGCTGTGCTGAGAGAGATGAGCGCCTCGTTGGCTGAACAGAGGGTGGAGATGAGGCTCttacagagagagaataaag TGCAAGCAGCAAAACTGAATGAACAGAAGACTGagcaggagaagcagaagaCTGAGCTGGAGATgctaaaacaacaacttcaag tcaaacaggtgGCTTTCTCAGCTTCACTGTTGGCTTCAGGCTCAGGAAATATGGGaccatttaacacacacactcctctggtCTTCAGACACATCATCACTAACATTGGAAACGCCTACAACCCAAACACAG GTTTTTTCACTGCACCAGTGAGAGGGGCCTACCACTTTGAGTTCTACATATATGGACCTGGACATGCTTCACATCCTTCAGCTGCTGTGTTGGTCAAGAATGGAGaacatatttttattgcatatgAACATCAGCCGTCCGGTGGTGCAAGTTCTTCTAATGGTGTCACGCTGCTTCTAGAGGTCggagatgttgtgtttttgcgtCTGTGGGTTAACTCATGGGTGCATGACAGTCAAAATCATCACACCACTTTCAGTGGTCATCTGCTTTTCACCATGTGA
- the LOC115577867 gene encoding complement C1q tumor necrosis factor-related protein 3-like isoform X2: MYTRHPCCAERREPTNAADQQQRCTQDIHAVLREMSASLAEQRVEMRLLQRENKVQAAKLNEQKTEQEKQKTELEMLKQQLQVKQVAFSASLLASGSGNMGPFNTHTPLVFRHIITNIGNAYNPNTGFFTAPVRGAYHFEFYIYGPGHASHPSAAVLVKNGEHIFIAYEHQPSGGASSSNGVTLLLEVGDVVFLRLWVNSWVHDSQNHHTTFSGHLLFTM, encoded by the exons GCTGAGAGAAGAGAACCAACAAATGCTGCTGACCAACAACAGAGATGTACACAAGACATCCACGCTGTGCTGAGAGAGATGAGCGCCTCGTTGGCTGAACAGAGGGTGGAGATGAGGCTCttacagagagagaataaag TGCAAGCAGCAAAACTGAATGAACAGAAGACTGagcaggagaagcagaagaCTGAGCTGGAGATgctaaaacaacaacttcaag tcaaacaggtgGCTTTCTCAGCTTCACTGTTGGCTTCAGGCTCAGGAAATATGGGaccatttaacacacacactcctctggtCTTCAGACACATCATCACTAACATTGGAAACGCCTACAACCCAAACACAG GTTTTTTCACTGCACCAGTGAGAGGGGCCTACCACTTTGAGTTCTACATATATGGACCTGGACATGCTTCACATCCTTCAGCTGCTGTGTTGGTCAAGAATGGAGaacatatttttattgcatatgAACATCAGCCGTCCGGTGGTGCAAGTTCTTCTAATGGTGTCACGCTGCTTCTAGAGGTCggagatgttgtgtttttgcgtCTGTGGGTTAACTCATGGGTGCATGACAGTCAAAATCATCACACCACTTTCAGTGGTCATCTGCTTTTCACCATGTGA